A single region of the Vicia villosa cultivar HV-30 ecotype Madison, WI linkage group LG4, Vvil1.0, whole genome shotgun sequence genome encodes:
- the LOC131595236 gene encoding uncharacterized protein LOC131595236 — MANNVEDFSQFGISKEEKDKLVGEVIRYMLFKTHQNSGCPIKRDELTQLITKNYHQRNLPTFVINEAKDKLSAVFGYEMRLLSRSVPSSKAQTRASQNGVDAKSYILISQLPSDLYEKYVVDPDTAYMSGFTFVIISIVHLAGGKIPEESLWSQLNRMSLSDSEANHPVLGNIKQALELLVQQRYLQKDKVHGPEGNTVYYELAERASDGPIYDKVKEYISQIMRETS, encoded by the exons ATGGCAAACAACGTTGAAGATTTCTCCCAATTCGGAATTTCAAAAGAG gAAAAGGATAAGCTTGTAGGAGAAGTTATCCGTTACATGCTATTCAAAACTCATCAAAACTCAGGCTGTCCAATTAAGAGAGATGAACTCACTCAGCTTATTACCAAGAATTATCATCAGAGGAATCTTCCTACTTTTGTTATCAACGAGGCTAAGGACAAGCTTTCCGCTGTGTTTGGTTATGAAATGAGATTGCTTTCGAGGTCTGTCCCGTCGTCTAAAGCGCAGACACGCGCTTCACAAA ATGGTGTGGATGCAAAATCATATATACTCATTAGCCAACTTCCTTCTGATTTGTATGAAAAATATGTTGTGGATCCGGATACAGCGTACATGTCTGGTTTCACGTTTGTCATAATTAGTATTGTACATCTTGCTGGCGGCAAAATTCCCGAAG AAAGTCTGTGGAGCCAGTTGAATAGGATGAGTTTGAGTGACAGTGAAGCAAATCATCCTGTCCTTGGAAACATTAAGCAAGCCTTGGAACTTCTTGTTCAGCAAAG GTATTTACAAAAGGACAAAGTTCATGGTCCTGAAGGCAATACCGTATATTATGAGCTTGCCGAGAGAGCTTCAGATGGACCCATCTACGACAAGGTCAAGGAATATATATCTCAG ATTATGAGGGAAACTTCCTAA
- the LOC131599694 gene encoding ABA-responsive protein ABR17, with the protein MGVFTFDDEFVSTVAPAKLYKALAKDADEIAPKVIKEAQGVEIIEGNGGPGTIKKISVLEDGKVDYVLHKLDAVDEANFGYNYSLVGGPGLHESLEKVTFETVIVAGSDGGSIVKITVKYHTKGDAALSDAVRDETKTKGTGLIKAIEGYVLANPNY; encoded by the exons ATGGGTGTCtttacttttgatgatgaattTGTCTCAACTGTGGCACCAGCTAAACTCTACAAAGCTCTTGCAAAAGATGCTGACGAAATCGCCCCAAAGGTGATCAAGGAAGCACAAGGAGTCGAAATTATCGAAGGAAATGGAGGACCAGGAACCATCAAGAAGATATCCGTTCTTGAAG ATGGAAAAGTCGACTATGTGCTACACAAACTAGATGCAGTTGATGAAGCAAACTTTGGATACAACTACAGCTTAGTAGGAGGACCAGGGCTACATGAAAGTTTAGAGAAAGTAACATTCGAGACAGTTATTGTGGCTGGTTCTGATGGTGGATCCATCGTTAAGATAACTGTGAAATATCACACCAAAGGTGATGCAGCTCTATCTGATGCAGTTCGTGATGAAACTAAGACCAAAGGAACTGGACTTATTAAGGCTATTGAGGGTTACGTTTTGGCAAATCCTAATTATTGA